TGAAACTGAAGTCATATGGTACTACTTGAACCAACTCCATGAGTGATTCTTTGTTCTTTCTTTCCACACACTTCAGAGCTTCTTCTCTGAGTTTATCAGGCAACTGAAGGCAAACCCAATCTAACAAAGATTCCACATCTTTTGCAAAATCTAGCAAATACCAATCTAATACCTTTGGAATCATTAGTTTGTTCTTCTTTGAAATCCATACAGATGCTTGAAGATAATCCATCTTTGCAGCTTCTAGCTCTTTTTCTACACTTGCTGCTGTATAAACCCTTACCTAAATACCAAAAACAAGTTGTGTGTGAAAATGCTATAAACTTTTCCAAATTTGAGTGTGTATGATTTTAAAGCACAACTTACAGCAGGAGAAGACCAGCTTCCACAGGAGAGAGAAAAAGTGACCAAAGGTTCAGACCATTCCAATCCAAATGTGCTATGAGCTTTCATCTCTTCATGTGTTGCAGTTTTGGGACAATTCTTTTTAAGAGAATAAGCATTAAATTCTGAGTCAGCATATAATaatgaaagagaagaagataaaagaaaCTTACAAACTTTAAGTGATATGGAAGTCTCAAGATGAAGTGTTCAATTGTGATAGCATTAAGTGAGTGTCCTCCTACAACTATTGTTGCCTGACAcaacaaagagaagatgaatcTAATAGGTAACACACATTTAAGCGCAATGGTTTCAAGTTTTGGTTTTGAGTACAAACCTTTTGCATAAGGGCTACAACCATTTCAGGGGTCTCAGGGATCCCATGCTCCAAGAAACCCTGTGAAGATAAATTGCAAACAAGACATCAGCCTTCTTTAACAACATCTTACAGACATGTCTCTCTATCTATCATACAAAGAAGTCTCACATTCATCACAGATGAGTTATAAGTATTTATCCAGAATGCAAGCTTCTGTTGGTGGCTAAGACCATCTAGATTTACAATGGAAAGCTTATTAAGCAGGAACCTGTATACAGGAACAGTTACACAAACATGAGTTAAAGTATACACTCAGTTGTTTAGGCGAGATGAGATACTTACTTGAGACGATGGATCAGAAATAAAGCATTGATTCTTCTTCCAAGATCAATGGAAGATGCATCCACCGAGCAAAGATTCTTGTACTCGCCAAGTTCTCTTGTTCTCCATTCTGAACAGTTTCTATATGGATCCAACACAATGTCCTTGGACGAGCTAATCCTCAAGAATATACTCACCAGGCATTTCAGTAAATCCTCTGAAACTCTGTTTGCTGCAGTTCCACTTTGCACCGATTCCGAGACACTCTCCTGTGCTTTGTCTTGGTCTGCTAATCTATCATCTAGCTTATTAAAAGTTTTCTTAAGTTTCTTCTCAGGTGATTTTTTGTCCTTCTTGTCTTTTAAACCGTTACTAGAGGTCTGATTCTCTTTCCCTCTCACATCAACTGGCTTAGTAACAACACTGCTTACATTTGGTTTAGGCGATGCTTGTTTGTCATTAACTGTCTGATCAGACGAGAAGAGTTTCCTACTTGAGATGCTTCTGCTAGGACTAAGAGACTGTTGATGCTTTTTAGGAGGAGTGGTCATAGATTTCAACTCATGTTGTGACATGGATTTAGATCTCTGGTGTTTAGTGCTTCTAACGGGAGAATTCTCGTTCAGACCGTTACTCTTGGAAGAAATGTAAACAGCTTCTTGGTATAGACCTTGTCTGAAGCTAACAACTTGCTCTTCTAACCGAACTACTTCCTCTTCAAGAACAGCTACTTCAGCAAGAAGCTCCAGTGTCTTTATCAGATAAAGCAACAAGATTCAGATACAAAGAACAACAAGTTTGATGATATGAATATTTTGGATCTTACATGTCGAGGGAGATAAGAGGGAAGACGAGGTAATGCTCCTAGAGGTCTAGTGAAAGCTCTCTCCAATGCTCTATGCACATTCTCCTCTTGTCTCAGCTTCCTCTTTAGCTTATCAACCTGATCATAACAAACATATCTTAGATGCAATTCATCATCAAATCAAGAAAGTGGTTTCTCAAGAACTTGTCATCATACATCTTGAAGCAAatccattttcttttctttgttagCTCTGCGCCGATTAGCTAAACCTACATTGCCTTGAgactccatcttcttcttcttttcctcctTTGCGGATTTCAGAATACCACCAAACATTACTCATATAGAACAAAAAGGAGTTTGTAAAGAAACTATTGATAGTGGAAAACAACACACAATCTTCTAGATAACAATCGAGTATCTATCACTTTCAATGTGACCAGTAACTTCACTAAGAATAACTATTCTATTAGTAGGATAGAAAATAAGCAAAGATTTGGTTGTGAAATAGTCCAATGTTGAAGCCAAGAATCTTAAAGAGATCACCAAGAAAGCAATCAAAATTGGGTTTTCAAGAGTGGAAAGTGgtagagaagagagaaagaagaaaagttaCTTGAGTGGTGACATGCTTTGAAGGAGCTTTCATGGAGGAAAGAGCAGCTCGAACACTAGTGTTCATCgcttatctttctctctctctctctctctccaactaTTGCTTTCTCTCTACTCTAACTGTGATATAAacccaagagagagagagagagaccacatcaagataaaaaaaatagatacagaagtaaaaagaaagatagGAGTTAAATGTTTAAGTATGTggctgtaataaaaaaaatgtagtaCTAGCTctttgatatatatatgaagacaGAGCGGGGAAACTTGAAGGTAAAGCGACCAAGAAGAAGCAGAGAAATGGTTTAGTTGAAGCTTATGTTTCCCACAGAACCaccattttcttataatatttaatCCATATAATGTATCGTTGGTGTATGTATAGATGACTTTGGTCATATAGTCTCGAACAGAGCAAGGAAGAAAATCAAGAAACCACAGAATCTCTCATTGGAGGCGAAGACGTAGTAGATAACGACTTGATATCAACCAGTTATGATGTCTTTAGATTTAGAAATTGAGAAATAAGAAACTTTCAGTTGTGTTTCCCGAAAAAATTAGAACTCCACAATTACATAtgcttatataatatatacatacacatatatgtatTGTAAGAACCTAGTAGTAACAAACCCCGACGAAGTTGCTCAAAGATCTGAGTTTAGTCACGAGTTCTTGAGCTAGCTGGTTGGAAATTGTGAGAGATGTGGACAACCATTAAGAAACGACTTCTTTTGTcacttattaattaaaatttggtATTTAGTGGCTTAGTGCTTTCGTTTTCTCTCAATCTTTTCAGTTCTTTCATTTATTTCATTTcagtagatttttttaaaatgaataatataatGGTCCCAAATAGaagtaattatttatttatagtttaatcAGTACTGacataattaattaaaacctgtttgtgaattttgttttacatttctaaatcTGAAATGCATCATTTCAAAGTCAATCTCATTTGCTGAttagtttaatttataaataatcaatTGATTATGGACTATATTTAACCATTTAACTAACTGATTTATAATAAGTTATGCAGGTTGCTTGTACTTAAAATACAAGTGTGTTTTCAGAGTTAAATTATGATACCTTTTAGAGAAAGCAAAGGTAACGTGCTTATTAATTATGATGttagaagaaaataaataaaaaggtaaaaactcTAAAGATGCTGACATGTCCCTAGAATTTaacatttgattatttttcttgATCAAACATTTGAGTTTTTCATTTCTCCCTTTTTCTGCTGTCTAAACGGGTGATTCGCATCAAAAAGGAGAGTGGTAGTATTATTATACCATCaataatttgattatttcaatCAACTAACAGGGCTGCTTTtaccccccaaaaaaaaaaaactaacaaggCTGTTATGTAATAGTGTTAATTAATGACAGGAAAAGAAACAGTGGATTAGGTATAAATTATGAACGTACTTTTTTTTGAACGATATGAACGTACTTAAATGATACTTTGGCAGATTCAATCAAGCATTAGCACGTGACAAAGCTAACTTCGCTTTACAAATAACTCATACTTTCACTTTCAAGTGGACCAACCATTCTCTATGTATACATATAGAACATAACTCAACTTCCTTCCATGTTATCACATTCTAGTAAAACAGTTCTatgtttcatataaaaaaatgcgAGCATTTGATTTACAATTATCAATATGCTTGCTTGTCCCGCTTATCTTGTTCCTTTGTAACAACTAACAATATGCCATTGTCAGCTAACTCTATTATAGTGTAACTTTTGCTTTAATGGTGTGATCCTGTAATAGAATTACTCTATTATATAgtgaaatatagaaaaatgtcatattttactctatatttggagtgaaAAAGTGACATtcctctatattttattttatgatagaATTATAGAATAATACCATTGGAGCAAAAGTTacactataatagagttactctattttattgtaaattatagaataaaaaatagagttttatCGGAGATGGTCTCAACATAAGCATGGCGATAAAAgaatgaataatgtttttaatggGTTTATTTAAGGACAAAACTTAAGTTCACCTCCATGGTGAAACTTTAAATTCACCCCACCCTTTTAAGACCAATCAAATTGAcacatatattattaattaaaaacattaaattaaataaaaaatagctacaaaaaataaaaacgctaattttaacgacgctaatGCTTCcagttaaaccctaaaccctagatcttaaattctaaaccatataccctaaattctaaacccaaattcaaacccctaaacccaaaccctataccctaaaccctaatcctagaccctaaacccaaattatataccctaaacccaaaaactagattataaacctaaactttataccctaaacccaaaaacaagactataaacctaaactctataccctaaacccaagtcctagaccctaaacccaaaccgtaaaccttaaacctaaactataaacccAAACCATATACTCTAAATTGTAAACCCAAACTCTAGATACTAAACccaaccctataccctaaacccaaattttagactctaaacccaaaccgtaaacccaaACTCTAGACCCTAAACTTAAATCGTAAATTTGGATTTAGAGTCTTGTTTGGATTTAGAATCTAAGGGTttagtttaagatttatttcaTGATGATATATTGGGAATTGATGATGAGATATACCAATATGTCGTAGGATTAGTAATCAAAGATCACGTTATCTTCTTCATATGTGAATTGGGAATTGATGTGAACTGAAAACCTAAAAGATGAGTCAAAGATCACGTTCTCTTCTTGTTAAAAGGCGACGTCTTTTTTTTCtcatctgtttttcttttttataattttatttccttttttcattgaacaaaacttaggttcatcccttagggtgaacctttaaattcacctcaCCCTTTAGGATCAATCAAATtgacacatagattattaattaaaaaatattaaattaattaaaaatagctaaaaaagataaaaaaggcTAATTTTAACGAAGCTAACGCTGCtagcgaaaccctaaaccctaaatcttaaattctgaaccctataccctaaattctaaacccaaatccaaacccctaaactcaaaccctatactctaaatcctaatcctagaccctaaacccaaattatataccttaaacctaaaaaatagactataaacctaaacacTATACTctaaacccaagtcttagaccctaaaccttaactgtaaaccttaacccaaaccctatagcatctaagtttggggtttgggcttagggtttaccgtttgggttttgggtctaggatttgggtttaaggtataggttttgagtttaggatttacggtttgggtttaggatttaccgtttggatttatggttaaggttttgggtttagggtatataatttgggtttaaggtttacggtttgggtttagggtttaggactTGGGTTTAcggtatagagtttaggtttatagtcttgtttttgggtttagggtatataatttgggttcaggggtttggatttgggtttagggtatagggtttgggtttaaggtatataaaattagcgtttttattttttgtagttatttttatttaatttaatattttttaattaataatttatgtgtAACTTTGATTGGTCTTAAAGAGtgaggtgaatttaaaggttcaccctagagggtgaacctaagttctgTCCTTTTTCATTAAACTTACGTGGCACTTTAATTGATGTAGAATACTGAGGTGAATTCTTTAATTTACCACAGGGGATGAACCCAAATTTTTTCCTTTATTTAATAACTAGATAGCATATACACCACAAAAGCTCGACGTCATTTATCTCCCAATATGTAAATCACATCTTCCACATATATTATTATGTCCATTTCCATTTAAATCGAATATTTGAAATTTAGCCAGGACCGGCCCTGAGATTTAGGTGGCTGTAGgcggtttttaaaaaattccagctcaaaattttttttggtaaatttgagggcctaaaaaaaaattttgggagtttttttctatgtaattttttccaaaatttttggaGGCATAAGGCCAATGTTTCGTTAGGCTTTGCCGAAGACCGACCCTGAatgtacactacaagaaaacacatgcttaacgacgaaaattaacgaggaaaaacaatcctcgtaaatttgcgtcgagtttacgacgaatttacgtgaaaaactaaagtcatcgttatttcctcgtaacgtaacgacaaaactgtttcgtcgtaaagtggatgtaactttacgagtattttactaggaaaaactatttcctcgtaaatacgacgtaaactttgcgtggtatttacgagggaatagtttacgtgtatgtAGCGagaaaatttttgaatccaccaactttataggtgttacacgttttttttgcccaccaaATTAATTTTCGttgtaaattcatagcaaaattacaactaccagattcgaattttcctataaatatggatgtttgaacatcattttaaacacaccaacaacaaaaaacgtgaaagaaaaaaaaatggctggctccgggaatatttacgagttgcggaagtggatgtatatgcatagagatgctaacgggagagtgacgaaagaataccttgcgggtctggagacatttatgcatcaagcagattcaacaccgctcgcccaagaaagtggtaagatgttctgtccttgtcggaaatgcaacaattcgaaactggcaaaccgtgaaaatgtttggaagcatttaataaatagaggtttcacggcaaattactatatctggtttcaacatggggaaggttttaattatgatcagaatgaagctagtagtagtaatagcaattttcaggaaaaagaaccggttgatcatcatttgcataatgaacatagttaccagcaggaggagatggtagattatgatagggttcatgatatggtagctgatgcattcgtagctcaagatgaagatgaagaacctaatatagatgcaaaaaagttttacgaaatgttaaacgcggcgaatcaaccactttacagtggttgtagagaaggtctctctaaattgtcgttagctgctagaatgatgaatattaaaactgatcacaatctacctgaaagttgcatgaacgaatgggcggacttgtttaaagagtatttgccggaagacaatgtgtctgctgattcttattatgagattcagaaactggtttatagtttCCAGgaatactgaagctgaaatgcgtcctcttcaaatgtgaatggttcgaccccgtcgtcaacagaggtgttcggtctaacaaattcggtgtagttgatgtcaacggtggacgaaggtacaacaaattcgagcctttcatcttagcttcacaagcagaccaagttagcttccttccataccctcggatgagagattcaggtataaattggttagcagtgatcaaagttacacctcgaggacgaatcatcagtggagaagaaccaccattgcaagaagaacagataaatgaagttgatgaacctgaacaagaaattgatgacatccttctcattgatccgcataatcacgagtacgaagatcttaccgatgatgccacagacgaagctgttgaagacgagtttaatgaaaatgatgatgtttctagtgatgacgagaatgtcgatgtatccgattgatgtatttgttttatgaataagatgagggagtttgttttatgaataagataatgtggggtttgttttatgaataaggtaatgccgggagtttgttttatgaataagcaaatgtgggaattgtggtttggaatggaaataaagatggggtttggagtatatgaagtagaaaataaggaatatggagtttggggtttcggattcaagggatttaaacataacactcgttaattccacgtaacaaaaaatcgtcgtaaaggactcgtaggtcaacgaggaaataacgacgaaatataaaaataaagaacgcgggactcgttaattacacgtaggacaaaatcgtcgtaaataccacgtagggtgaattcgtcgtaaataccacgtaggatgaaatcgtcgtaaatacaacgtaagacaacgaggaaataacgacgaaacctaaaaataaagatggagtttggaatatatgaagtagaaaataaggaatatggggtttggggtttcgagtttcgggtttcgggtttcgggtttggggtttcgagtttggggtttcgggtttaggggttcggggtttggggtttcgggttttggatttcgggtttcgggtttcgggtttggggtttcgagtttggggtttcgggtttaggggttcggggtttggggtttcgggttttggatttcgggtttcgggtttcgtgtttcgggtttggggttctagggatttaaccataacactcgttaaaaataactacgaaacttaaaattaaatatggggtttggaatatatgaagtagaaaattaaagatgggggtttgggtttcgggtttcgggtttgggctttcgggtttcgggtttgggggttggggtttggggtttgggctttcgggtttcgggtttgggggttggggtttcgggtttcgggtttcgggttctagggatttaaacataacactcgttaattccacgtaggatgaaatcgtcgtaaataccacgtaagcataaatcgtcgtaaagaccacgtaacagaaatcgtcgtaaataccacgtaagcataaatcgtcgtaagGACCACGTaacagaaatcgtcgtaaagaccacgtaagcagaaatcgtcgtaaagaccacgtaaaaagatttaaacataaaacacgttaattccacgtaagcataaatcgtcgtaaatacctcgtagtgtaaaaactagaaaaaagggaaaaggatcaaaataccagaataacacgtggcaagacttccatcaattataatacgtaagtctcgcccacatgaattctaatatcttatctttttcctatttttttcaaatatttataatttgaatatgattttgctgaggaatgtgatttcagataggtgtgtgatttgggagtttatgtgtggtttgagaatgagagttgtgggtatatttataggaaagcaagcctcgttaattccacgtaggctaaatcgtcgttaatacctcgtaaacaaaaacacgggccattgtgattcctcgcaatttcctcgtaaaaaaaacacgggcctttgtaactgctcgctatttcgtcgtaaacttacgacgaATTCGCGActatatgtaatcttatatatgcgcccgagcgctcactctttctttcctctctacttcctctctacttcctctccatttcgtaacaatggtaagcctctctgattcctctctaatttggttagtttaggatagattaggtggttagtatggtgaatttagataggtttgcggattttatgttatttagtgttgattaggtgaataatgttggaaaatatttgttgatgttaattttaaaaatttcatttttttcccaggttcgaaaaggaagacttactgcccattacagagagatcttcggtgagccgggtagtcgtttagacccggcctcttcttccgctcccagttcttcgggccaggatactgtccccgagactcagtacactcagagagtctctgggtctacttcttctagtgcaccatcggctcctcatgtgcctcctccgatgcctcctcctgtgcctcctccgatggcacctccgatagccgccgatattcatcctgatctgatggtgcctccgagtgctccttactctcagtacacggtagaggacattctcagtctgccaggcagagaaggtttaccagtcatcgacccagaccgaccggacggaacattgtggtatgttgcattaattttttttaattcgtttaaatatcttttataacattaaaaaataatttatattttaaatttgtattttccaggtggggggttgacggatgtcttgcatcggacgtaaccgacacgatcaagggttacttctccatggcacatccaaactggagtaagacgcctcactacgtcagaaagacgtggttcaaaatttacgctgtaagtttctattaattaattatatatattttaattttttcatgatttatatatatactttctaaaaaactaattgttaatttattttttccaacagcaaaaatataattgggctttggggatcactgagagggtgaggaagaagtttaacgcgaaagcgaaagttcgcttgttggacacggtctccaactggaagggtgactggatcgtgaaggggtatgagcgtggcaaacccgctgagctcaccacggacgtgtgggatggcctcatccgttattggcgccttcctgattcgattagaatcgcccaggcttgctctaactcccgtaacacggtcgatgagcacgggaacgggccgatgcttcacactacgggccaaaaaccccacgccggtgtccgtttggaaatggtaattaaatattttattaagtaatttttttaataattatattaatttattctaactttcttaactgttttctaggccaaagagacgggacatctcccgtctcttatggaactttacgagaggacccacaagaacaaggcgggcgtatttgtagatggcaagtccgagcaaatctacaacgacgtagttgctcgggttgaagaccgccagactcagctgacccagcagtctaccgacggattacccgtcaccttatccacacttgaagtggataagatttacgaggaggtaaattttcaaaaaaataaatttttaattattcatttaatttaactttaaatttttacttacaatatttattttttgtttttaaggttgtccctaaaaaaaagggacggacgttgggtattggttccgtcaacgatgttccgagagcgacatcgtcttatggtcagcgacgggatgatgaagtcacggagctgcgtagagagtccgctcagctgcgtaacgagttgaccgcgacaaaatctcgtatgggtggagtcgagggcttcttggacgttattgcggccacaaatccggaatgggagtccatgttgaggaacatgcgacaacaacatcccattcatggcgagtcatccgacgacgtacataacgaggcggatgttacgaggaggagtgatgaattctaccgggcgatgaacgacccttagtttttttgttgttgttgtattatataaattcaaaacttatttatttataaaatattttcatatgaatttatttttattttgaattttaatttattattaaattaaataattttaattattttttaattatattttaaaattctgtaaaataacaaaaacgaagtaaattcgtagctaatgtacgacctctttacgtggaaatcttacgaggaaatgacgagaaacagtttacgagtattttacgaggaatcatctacgaggaaataacgagaaAATGTTTACGacaatttacgaggaaatcatttcgtggttgttacgtgtattttgcgaggaaaatctttcaaggtatttacgtgtaggttacgaggaactgttttcgagttatttacgaggaattgtagcgacgtccttacgaggaattgtagcgacgtctttacgacgaatcgtcctacttcgtctttacgacgaaatatattcctcgctaagttacgacgaattagcgaggaaatatgtgttacgacggacgtgtaacgagcaaacacgtttcctcgctaattcgtcgtaaagccccttttacgacgaaataacgaggaaaaccgccctcgttaagattatgttttcttgtagtggtagcTAATAAACTCATCCGAGATAAGAACAATGACAACTCAGTTACAAATTAGAATCATTACCACAACAATTATTCTTGTATGATCATAACATGCTATTTGTAGAcctaataaatatattagataaCACATAATTGTTTGCCTCTTGCTTCTTCTCATCACATGCTATTAACGGATCTATGTGGTGCTGATAGTAACGTATAACCATGACGTCTCATAAAGGATCGTAAcacaatcaaaaacaaaaacttgctCTTGTGACTTTGTAATTTCATATAAGGTAATAATTTGGATCTATATAGCTCCTTTTTCCTTTCTCTGTATTGTTAATTACCACATTTATACACATCAACTTAGCTCATATCCATTGATCGGTCCCCAATTTTTCAATGATTAGTcaattttttcttcatttcgATAGCCACAGCTGTGGTCCAATAAGACAAGTGAATAGTGTCCATCTAGGGCTAGCGTACGTGGTATATCGCATGTTCACTATCACTTATGAGCGCATGCAACTGAAAGTACATGTCAAAACATTACGCCATATATACACacttctttatattttcttttattttgtcagTGACTCAATGTATATTGctatatacaaaacaaatagCCTTTTTATTGATCAcatattttgtcaaaaaactGTTTGTCTGTATCATtaggttttttaaaattttttgcgGCTTCTTTGATCCTGAATGGCTTGTTTAGCAGACTTTGGTTCCAATTCATCTTGTAACCGAACCTTCATTTCTTTTCGAAATAATGACATCtacaatttagcaaaaataATGTTTTGTGTCAGTTTCTTTTCCTGATAAAACAGTAAGGTTGTAAAATAATGTATATGCAAaccaatctatactattaaagcaggattttattgtattttttaccTAAACCtgcattttcttttttaatgctTTCTTACATTTCGCAGAATAATAAAGGGTATTTACGTGAATTATGATCAACACGTTTTGTGTCAAAGTTTTTGAAATGGCCC
The window above is part of the Brassica napus cultivar Da-Ae unplaced genomic scaffold, Da-Ae ScsIHWf_45;HRSCAF=84, whole genome shotgun sequence genome. Proteins encoded here:
- the LOC125604090 gene encoding uncharacterized protein LOC125604090 codes for the protein MNTSVRAALSSMKAPSKHVTTQEEKKKKMESQGNVGLANRRRANKEKKMDLLQDVDKLKRKLRQEENVHRALERAFTRPLGALPRLPSYLPRHTLELLAEVAVLEEEVVRLEEQVVSFRQGLYQEAVYISSKSNGLNENSPVRSTKHQRSKSMSQHELKSMTTPPKKHQQSLSPSRSISSRKLFSSDQTVNDKQASPKPNVSSVVTKPVDVRGKENQTSSNGLKDKKDKKSPEKKLKKTFNKLDDRLADQDKAQESVSESVQSGTAANRVSEDLLKCLVSIFLRISSSKDIVLDPYRNCSEWRTRELGEYKNLCSVDASSIDLGRRINALFLIHRLKFLLNKLSIVNLDGLSHQQKLAFWINTYNSSVMNGFLEHGIPETPEMVVALMQKATIVVGGHSLNAITIEHFILRLPYHLKFNCPKTATHEEMKAHSTFGLEWSEPLVTFSLSCGSWSSPAVRVYTAASVEKELEAAKMDYLQASVWISKKNKLMIPKVLDWYLLDFAKDVESLLDWVCLQLPDKLREEALKCVERKNKESLMELVQVVPYDFSFRLLLHQ